The following are encoded together in the Fimbriiglobus ruber genome:
- a CDS encoding PQQ-binding-like beta-propeller repeat protein, with translation MNRLSARLALMLLVPATMGADWPQWLGPKRDGGTTETVEPWKDAPKTLWKAKVGVGFSTPAVANGRVFVHARVNGKEREEMIAFDAETGKELWRTAYDRAPYSSVLNTGPQATPTVVGDRVYGFGITGVLTCFEAESGKQVWQVDTFKKLEASLPRFGVCCSPLVIGNRVLVAVGGKGSSVVAFDTESGELEWQGLDEPASTSSPVLFASGGKSRAVPDVVFMTTLRVIGLNPLDGSVNWEFPLPYQPSGTAPTPIVAGDQIITSTMTNGSTAIRVTAGEKPTAEKAWQAKGLSGYFSSGAATKDRLFLVTNVLKPVPRADLVCVDLTTGKEAWKKEAVGYFHFGAVRTGNGKLLLLDDMGNLKLIDATASEYRELCSAKVCDGTLVTPAVAGGRLYARDAERIVCVQLAQ, from the coding sequence ATGAATCGGCTCTCAGCACGATTGGCTCTGATGCTGCTCGTTCCCGCGACAATGGGGGCCGATTGGCCCCAGTGGCTCGGGCCGAAGCGGGACGGCGGGACGACCGAAACGGTCGAGCCGTGGAAGGACGCGCCGAAGACACTCTGGAAGGCCAAAGTCGGGGTCGGGTTCAGCACACCGGCGGTCGCCAACGGCCGGGTGTTCGTTCACGCCCGGGTGAACGGCAAAGAGCGCGAGGAGATGATCGCGTTCGACGCCGAAACGGGCAAGGAACTCTGGCGGACGGCCTACGACCGCGCGCCGTATTCCAGCGTTCTCAACACAGGTCCCCAGGCGACGCCGACCGTCGTCGGCGACCGCGTTTACGGATTCGGCATCACCGGCGTCCTCACCTGCTTCGAGGCCGAGTCCGGAAAGCAAGTCTGGCAGGTCGATACTTTCAAAAAACTCGAAGCGTCACTGCCACGATTCGGGGTCTGTTGCTCCCCGCTCGTGATCGGGAACCGGGTACTGGTCGCCGTCGGTGGGAAGGGGAGTTCGGTCGTCGCGTTCGACACGGAATCCGGGGAACTGGAATGGCAAGGGTTGGACGAACCGGCGAGTACGTCATCCCCAGTGTTGTTCGCTTCCGGGGGTAAAAGCCGGGCGGTGCCGGACGTGGTGTTCATGACCACGCTGCGGGTCATCGGACTCAACCCGCTCGACGGGTCGGTGAATTGGGAATTTCCGCTGCCCTATCAGCCGTCGGGCACCGCCCCCACACCGATCGTCGCCGGTGACCAGATCATCACCAGCACGATGACCAACGGTTCCACCGCGATTCGTGTGACGGCCGGAGAGAAGCCGACGGCCGAAAAGGCGTGGCAGGCAAAGGGGTTGAGCGGCTATTTTTCATCCGGGGCTGCGACGAAGGACCGCTTGTTCCTGGTGACGAACGTCCTCAAGCCAGTCCCGCGAGCCGATCTCGTGTGTGTGGACCTTACCACTGGTAAAGAGGCCTGGAAGAAGGAGGCCGTCGGGTATTTCCACTTCGGCGCGGTCCGCACCGGGAACGGTAAATTGCTGCTACTTGACGACATGGGCAATCTCAAGTTGATCGACGCGACGGCGAGCGAGTACCGCGAACTCTGCTCTGCGAAGGTGTGCGACGGGACGCTCGTCACGCCCGCGGTCGCCGGCGGCCGGCTTTACGCCCGCGACGCCGAACGCATCGTGTGCGTGCAACTGGCGCAATAG
- a CDS encoding ATP-dependent Clp protease adaptor ClpS: MPMTTTYPEEATDVRTKRQPPYAVILHNDDVNTMQFVIFVLRKVFGYTVEKCLQLMLEAHETGRSVVWTGALEVAELKADQIHSCGPDPGRKDAGAQPLGVTVEPVAG; encoded by the coding sequence ATGCCGATGACGACAACGTACCCCGAGGAAGCGACCGATGTCCGCACGAAGCGGCAGCCTCCTTACGCGGTGATCTTGCACAACGACGACGTGAACACGATGCAGTTCGTCATCTTCGTGTTGCGGAAGGTGTTCGGCTACACGGTCGAGAAATGTTTGCAGCTCATGCTGGAAGCGCACGAAACCGGTCGCTCGGTCGTTTGGACCGGTGCCCTCGAAGTCGCGGAATTGAAGGCCGACCAGATTCATAGCTGCGGGCCAGATCCGGGCCGAAAAGATGCCGGCGCACAGCCACTCGGCGTGACGGTCGAGCCGGTCGCCGGGTAG
- a CDS encoding transposase, with product MLGALNAVTHELVTEINTTYITATSVCALLRKIAALGGSLPITLVLDNARYQRCALVEHTAKALGIELLFLPSYSPNLNLIERLWKFVKKEALNSRHHQDFKKFQEAIDHCLADLPTKHREKLATLMTHKFQTWDNVSLLDA from the coding sequence GTGCTGGGTGCGCTGAACGCGGTCACGCACGAGCTGGTGACAGAAATCAACACGACGTACATCACGGCCACCTCGGTGTGTGCGTTGCTCCGCAAGATCGCGGCCCTCGGTGGGTCATTGCCGATCACGCTGGTACTCGACAACGCCCGCTACCAGCGGTGCGCGCTGGTGGAGCACACGGCCAAGGCACTCGGGATCGAGTTGTTGTTCCTGCCGTCGTATTCGCCGAACCTGAACTTGATCGAGCGACTCTGGAAGTTCGTGAAGAAGGAGGCGTTGAACAGCCGCCACCATCAGGACTTCAAGAAGTTCCAGGAGGCCATCGACCATTGCTTGGCGGATCTGCCGACGAAACACCGAGAGAAACTGGCGACCCTGATGACCCACAAATTCCAGACGTGGGACAATGTGTCACTCCTGGACGCGTAA
- a CDS encoding helix-turn-helix domain-containing protein, protein MRPQYSFPEPVVQAIADARYRHPDPRVQERMEILWLKTRNVTHSRIAELANVSRSTVQRTLRIYAAKGLDGVRSFGWKGQPSALTPHHGTIEDAFRRHPPHTAHEAARRIEDLTGVRRKASRVRQFLKEDLGMKCLKVAPIPVPPKKTVDEHARTQADFLKDGTGTEVGGSPRR, encoded by the coding sequence ATGCGTCCCCAATATTCGTTTCCCGAACCCGTGGTCCAAGCGATCGCGGACGCGCGCTATCGGCACCCGGACCCGCGTGTCCAAGAGCGGATGGAGATTCTCTGGCTCAAGACCCGGAACGTGACGCACAGTCGGATCGCGGAGTTGGCCAACGTGTCGCGCTCCACGGTGCAGCGGACCCTGCGGATCTATGCGGCGAAGGGTCTGGATGGGGTCCGATCGTTCGGCTGGAAGGGCCAACCCAGTGCGCTGACACCGCATCACGGGACGATCGAAGACGCGTTTCGCCGGCACCCGCCGCACACGGCCCACGAGGCGGCGCGGCGGATCGAGGACCTGACGGGCGTCCGACGCAAGGCGTCGCGGGTGCGCCAGTTCTTGAAAGAGGATCTGGGGATGAAATGCCTGAAGGTGGCACCCATCCCGGTGCCGCCCAAGAAAACGGTCGACGAACACGCCCGCACGCAGGCGGATTTTTTAAAAGACGGAACTGGAACCGAAGTTGGCGGAAGCCCGCGACGGTAA
- a CDS encoding EF-hand domain-containing protein: MRSGLVCTLILFGCVRAAASAPVLLFPKDTGGTAHLRLEVAADGKPADVVWAAFLDKLFDHFDRDADGLLSPAEAARVFPLPLPGGRDVKMEFAKLDADRDGRGSRAEFRAFYLAAGFSPVVAVVKPASIESLALADALFRYLDRDGNGQLSAAELCQAPTLLRRVDEDENEVLTAAELLGSAPPGAIPTRGLKFAPADERLTPDGVLGLLIGGKIGLTAGSPMFHLTPDGSHLTVPGGTCTVTVTPDDPTVGFRAAKRFYLAQFKAAANGKPVKKMAFDDDPSTQALAGLFDAADRDGDGMLTLAELEAFFALVESGVGCRVVVTVVDRGRNLFDLFDANNDGRLDLAELIRAARELPDKLAKEKSVTRDQIPTSYRISVGRGSVGDSFGPVPFGTPAKPKPVARAPVGGPRWFRSMDRNGDGFVSAAEFVGPPDLFLKLDTDGDGQISVREALK, from the coding sequence GTGAGGTCAGGGCTGGTCTGCACACTCATCCTGTTCGGCTGCGTCCGGGCGGCCGCAAGCGCCCCCGTCCTGCTCTTTCCCAAGGACACCGGCGGCACGGCCCACCTCCGCTTAGAGGTGGCGGCCGACGGGAAGCCCGCGGACGTGGTGTGGGCGGCATTTCTGGACAAGCTATTCGATCACTTCGACCGGGACGCCGATGGCCTCCTCTCTCCGGCAGAAGCCGCACGGGTGTTCCCGCTCCCGCTTCCCGGCGGTCGCGACGTGAAGATGGAGTTCGCGAAGTTGGATGCGGACCGAGACGGCCGGGGCAGCCGGGCGGAGTTTCGCGCGTTCTATTTGGCGGCCGGGTTCAGCCCGGTTGTGGCTGTCGTGAAGCCCGCGTCGATTGAATCGTTGGCACTCGCGGATGCACTGTTCCGCTACCTCGATCGGGACGGGAACGGCCAGCTTTCGGCAGCCGAACTCTGTCAGGCTCCGACTCTCTTGCGACGGGTCGATGAAGACGAGAACGAAGTCCTGACGGCGGCCGAACTGCTCGGTTCCGCGCCGCCCGGTGCGATCCCAACTCGCGGTCTGAAATTCGCCCCGGCTGACGAGAGGTTGACTCCTGACGGCGTACTCGGATTGCTGATCGGCGGAAAAATTGGACTCACGGCCGGAAGCCCGATGTTCCACCTAACACCAGACGGCTCTCACCTGACGGTCCCAGGCGGAACCTGCACCGTGACGGTTACGCCCGACGATCCGACGGTCGGCTTCCGGGCCGCGAAGAGGTTCTATCTGGCTCAGTTCAAAGCCGCGGCCAACGGGAAGCCGGTCAAGAAAATGGCGTTCGACGACGACCCCTCCACGCAAGCCCTCGCCGGCCTATTCGACGCCGCTGACCGGGACGGTGACGGGATGCTGACCTTGGCCGAATTGGAGGCATTCTTCGCGCTGGTCGAAAGCGGTGTCGGGTGCCGGGTCGTCGTTACGGTGGTCGATCGCGGGCGAAACTTATTCGACCTCTTCGACGCCAACAACGACGGCCGACTCGACCTTGCCGAATTGATCCGGGCCGCTCGTGAGTTACCCGACAAACTGGCGAAGGAAAAATCGGTCACGCGAGATCAAATACCGACGTCGTACCGAATCTCGGTCGGCCGCGGTTCCGTCGGCGACTCGTTCGGACCGGTCCCGTTCGGGACGCCCGCGAAGCCGAAACCGGTGGCGCGGGCGCCCGTGGGCGGCCCACGCTGGTTTCGGTCGATGGACCGGAACGGCGACGGCTTTGTCTCCGCCGCCGAGTTCGTCGGCCCGCCGGACTTGTTTTTAAAACTGGATACCGATGGCGACGGGCAAATCAGTGTGCGGGAAGCACTTAAATAA
- a CDS encoding DUF1559 domain-containing protein: protein MYPPLSRPGCSRPTCVTSGESENNYYSTYQGFPLDVQKDGKKLLSWRVQILPYIDQDGLYKKFKLDEPWDSEHNKKVLEENLMPPVYALPGLTKPGEKATHLQVFVGNGAFFDADKPTAIKDVTDGTSNTIMAVNGAKAVPWTKPADIEFDPKADPKTSLLLYDDGYILLFADGSVRFASKNITADTLRKLITRAGGEVVDNRDF, encoded by the coding sequence ATCTATCCTCCGCTATCCAGGCCTGGTTGCTCAAGGCCGACTTGTGTCACTTCAGGCGAGTCCGAGAATAACTATTACAGCACTTACCAGGGATTCCCTTTGGATGTGCAGAAAGACGGCAAAAAGCTGCTCAGCTGGCGCGTGCAAATCCTGCCGTACATCGATCAGGATGGGCTTTACAAGAAGTTCAAATTGGACGAGCCGTGGGACAGCGAACACAACAAGAAGGTGCTTGAAGAGAATCTCATGCCCCCGGTGTACGCGTTACCGGGTTTGACCAAGCCCGGAGAGAAGGCCACGCATTTACAAGTCTTCGTCGGCAACGGCGCGTTTTTTGACGCGGACAAGCCCACGGCCATCAAGGACGTGACCGACGGCACCTCGAACACGATCATGGCGGTGAATGGCGCCAAAGCCGTACCGTGGACCAAGCCCGCTGACATCGAGTTCGACCCGAAGGCGGACCCGAAAACGTCGCTCCTTCTTTACGACGACGGCTATATCCTTCTGTTCGCAGACGGGTCCGTCCGCTTTGCGAGCAAAAACATTACCGCCGACACGCTCCGAAAGTTGATTACCCGGGCCGGTGGTGAGGTCGTGGACAACAGAGACTTTTAA
- a CDS encoding toll/interleukin-1 receptor domain-containing protein, with amino-acid sequence MASIFVNYRREDRHFCDRLNDFLVSSFGKNEIFRDTGSLKEGEDFEKQLEIAISDSKVILVLIGSKWLEELQRKESSSEKDYAKFEIETALKFSSKTVIPILIDEQKMPASHILPVSIQKICLLHAFTIKSDPSFPGDFAALANVLKGKCPGLKSPSTEDKARGLRSRQFKLHSLHFAIVAFLALWTYGTAWLSIGAREKHIMYLAIILGLITLACVSLKVIDVFVCVGFPQLVTRHIHRYIVVAIVLIAILGNRDRIDRNSAIIDKNIMVYMRTWDPLGRYANSHGPQLADSGRQIDDGFFIGYQSPYYVAVNRRYFVLEKDGKTGKTITKLSDGKGGNEEISLDDSTVRLDDNHWWNGKRHLTISNGERAISVCFTANEAIDHHNDRTDDMRGESIDRYLKDCREILTKTANSNQFQFINTTTHYNFLYDQMVWLYADVLLFPLPIYVARFVRRNAARGILKQRQNINGYIFFTAIVAATAIATKFQSPLTLFTWEKTSTYLSAYDNSINTRGRETLPADYRGAFFCAGGTRLAVQNNDQIKICDINMNSVIRLFYINNGPGNHFFGGNYVVNWLADDRRFILRRRDGSGLDYIYDTNGSVAPFEKSINRQARPIEIHPDGEHVILEDSDGRFYTYDVSASERDGLCDIRRKYTTVKWSPDGSKMAIDYQHVVSIIDIASPAFASFILAKNSSDATMLDWSPDGSHLAVLSGNTIKIWNIDTRLPVFNHQQTSVTQIAWSPDGAALATAHSDMKIRIWSIPDGNLLFESIQYEATIAALCWPMSNARTLLICCDTRSGFDVNRLQLYPSLFDGLSSRGRVVFGDDLKSHKEPPGPSVGGNHDDQKIIDSAKNTILNIDHLRDQKQYWHNQLDNALTEPLTPPSAIYSLRYRSWFYSFVEQEASAQLAISKLEIDRSLAHRIAASVMRAKRPPGPKLPKATETE; translated from the coding sequence GCAGCAAATGGTTAGAAGAGCTACAGCGAAAAGAATCTTCCAGTGAAAAAGATTACGCAAAGTTCGAAATCGAAACAGCACTAAAGTTTTCATCAAAAACAGTGATACCTATTCTGATTGACGAACAAAAAATGCCCGCCAGCCACATTCTGCCAGTATCCATCCAAAAAATTTGTCTTTTACACGCATTTACTATCAAATCTGACCCGTCTTTCCCTGGCGACTTTGCTGCACTTGCCAATGTACTAAAAGGGAAATGCCCGGGCTTGAAATCACCTTCTACAGAGGACAAGGCCCGGGGGCTAAGATCGCGACAGTTTAAATTACACTCGCTCCACTTCGCGATCGTGGCCTTCCTCGCCTTGTGGACCTACGGAACCGCATGGTTATCTATTGGCGCCCGCGAAAAGCACATCATGTATTTGGCGATAATTCTGGGTTTAATCACGCTAGCTTGTGTCTCGCTAAAGGTTATTGACGTATTCGTATGCGTCGGATTTCCACAACTCGTCACGAGACACATCCATCGCTATATTGTGGTGGCAATTGTATTAATCGCAATTCTAGGCAATCGCGACCGGATCGACAGAAACTCAGCGATTATCGATAAAAATATTATGGTATATATGAGGACGTGGGACCCTCTCGGCAGATACGCCAATTCACATGGCCCCCAGTTGGCAGATAGCGGCCGTCAAATCGACGATGGCTTTTTTATTGGCTATCAGAGCCCATATTATGTAGCTGTAAATCGTCGCTATTTTGTCCTTGAAAAGGATGGTAAAACCGGAAAAACGATTACAAAATTGTCAGATGGAAAAGGTGGCAACGAAGAAATATCACTCGATGACAGCACCGTCCGCCTTGATGACAATCATTGGTGGAATGGGAAGCGCCACCTTACTATAAGCAACGGCGAGCGAGCCATTTCCGTTTGTTTTACCGCGAATGAAGCGATAGACCACCACAACGACAGGACGGACGACATGCGCGGGGAATCCATAGATCGCTATCTGAAGGACTGTCGCGAGATATTGACAAAGACGGCAAATAGCAATCAATTCCAATTTATCAATACGACCACGCATTATAATTTTTTATACGACCAAATGGTTTGGCTGTATGCCGATGTTCTTCTGTTTCCTTTGCCCATCTACGTCGCTCGATTTGTTCGCCGAAACGCCGCCCGCGGAATACTAAAGCAGCGCCAAAATATTAATGGCTATATATTTTTTACTGCGATAGTTGCGGCGACTGCAATTGCGACTAAATTTCAATCACCATTAACATTGTTTACGTGGGAAAAAACTTCGACCTACCTGTCGGCATATGACAATAGTATAAATACAAGGGGCCGAGAAACGTTGCCCGCCGATTACAGAGGCGCGTTCTTTTGCGCCGGCGGAACACGGCTCGCAGTACAAAACAATGACCAAATAAAAATCTGCGACATAAATATGAATAGCGTAATAAGATTATTTTATATCAATAACGGCCCCGGCAATCATTTCTTCGGCGGTAATTACGTCGTCAATTGGTTGGCAGACGATAGACGATTTATCTTGCGTCGACGAGATGGATCGGGCTTAGATTATATATATGATACGAACGGCAGTGTTGCGCCATTTGAGAAATCTATTAATAGGCAAGCGCGGCCAATAGAAATCCATCCCGACGGTGAACATGTGATACTTGAGGACTCTGATGGAAGGTTTTACACGTACGACGTTAGTGCGAGCGAAAGAGACGGTTTATGCGACATACGCAGAAAGTACACAACCGTGAAGTGGAGCCCCGACGGATCGAAAATGGCAATAGATTATCAACACGTCGTGAGTATTATTGATATAGCATCGCCCGCGTTCGCGTCTTTTATTTTGGCCAAGAACTCTTCCGATGCTACCATGTTGGACTGGAGCCCGGACGGAAGTCATTTAGCCGTTTTATCTGGCAACACAATAAAAATATGGAACATAGATACCCGGCTACCTGTCTTTAATCATCAACAGACGAGTGTAACACAAATCGCATGGTCTCCCGATGGCGCTGCCTTGGCGACGGCACACTCTGACATGAAAATCCGAATATGGAGCATTCCCGACGGCAATCTACTATTTGAATCTATTCAATATGAAGCAACCATTGCCGCTTTGTGTTGGCCAATGTCTAATGCCAGAACATTGCTAATCTGTTGTGACACTCGTTCAGGTTTCGACGTTAACCGACTGCAATTGTACCCGTCACTTTTTGACGGCTTGTCCAGTCGGGGCAGAGTAGTATTCGGAGACGATTTGAAATCGCATAAAGAGCCGCCGGGCCCGTCCGTCGGTGGCAATCATGATGACCAAAAGATTATCGACAGTGCAAAAAACACCATCTTGAATATTGATCATTTACGTGATCAGAAACAATACTGGCACAATCAGCTTGACAATGCTTTGACAGAACCTTTAACTCCGCCGTCGGCAATTTATTCTTTGCGCTATCGCTCTTGGTTTTACTCCTTTGTCGAGCAAGAAGCGTCGGCCCAATTAGCAATTTCAAAACTAGAGATTGACCGATCTTTGGCACACAGGATTGCCGCCTCTGTTATGCGTGCGAAGCGACCGCCAGGGCCAAAACTACCTAAAGCCACTGAAACCGAGTAA
- a CDS encoding DUF1501 domain-containing protein gives MRTPLSRRDALKLGAAGLSSGWLSALAASAADHPDRTRSCIVLWMAGGPTQTDTFDPKPGHANGGPFKAIDTAAAGVKIGEHLPLVAGQMKHLAVVRSMATKEGDHGRASLHLRTGNLPQGAIDFPVFGSLIAKEREQPGNDLPGYVSITPRGLGTAALSAGFLGSQYAPMVVGGDSAGGDGPGGLRVENLGLPTNVSQRRADERRELLDELEADFLAARPGAATNSHTSAYQRAARLMRESAAKAFDLSDENDKLRDRYGRNRFGQGCLLARRLVERGVPFVEVTLGGWDTHDNNFGQVKSLCQTLDPAWATLMADLKDRGLLDTTTVVWMGEFGRTPGINPRQGRDHYPNAWSVVLGGGGIVGGQSVGKTGKDGMAVEDRPVAVPDLLATVCLALGIDPRKQNLSNVNRPIRIADQSAKPIKEVLA, from the coding sequence ATGCGGACGCCACTTTCGCGGCGCGACGCGCTGAAACTCGGGGCCGCCGGTCTGTCCTCCGGCTGGCTCTCCGCCCTCGCCGCGTCGGCGGCCGACCACCCGGACCGCACGCGGTCGTGCATCGTCCTCTGGATGGCCGGCGGGCCGACCCAGACCGACACGTTCGACCCGAAACCGGGCCACGCCAACGGCGGACCCTTCAAGGCGATCGACACGGCCGCGGCCGGGGTGAAGATCGGCGAACACCTGCCGCTCGTCGCTGGGCAGATGAAGCACCTCGCGGTCGTCCGGTCGATGGCGACCAAGGAAGGCGACCACGGCCGCGCCTCGCTTCATCTGCGGACCGGCAACTTGCCGCAGGGCGCCATTGACTTCCCGGTGTTCGGATCACTGATAGCCAAGGAGCGGGAGCAACCCGGGAACGACCTGCCGGGATACGTCAGCATCACTCCGCGCGGGCTGGGCACGGCAGCCCTGTCGGCTGGGTTCCTTGGTTCGCAGTACGCCCCGATGGTCGTCGGCGGGGACTCGGCCGGGGGCGACGGCCCCGGCGGTCTTCGGGTCGAAAACCTCGGGCTCCCCACAAACGTCTCGCAACGCCGCGCGGACGAGCGGCGGGAGTTACTGGACGAACTGGAAGCCGACTTTCTGGCGGCTCGCCCCGGTGCCGCGACGAATAGCCACACCTCGGCTTACCAGCGTGCTGCCCGACTCATGCGCGAGTCGGCCGCGAAAGCGTTCGACCTGTCCGACGAAAATGACAAGCTGCGCGACCGCTACGGCCGCAACCGTTTCGGCCAAGGGTGCCTTCTCGCCCGCCGGCTCGTGGAGCGTGGTGTGCCGTTCGTCGAAGTCACGCTCGGCGGGTGGGACACGCACGACAACAATTTCGGGCAAGTGAAATCGCTTTGCCAAACCCTCGATCCCGCCTGGGCCACGCTGATGGCCGATCTCAAGGACCGGGGATTGTTAGACACCACCACGGTCGTCTGGATGGGGGAGTTCGGCCGCACGCCCGGCATCAACCCGCGTCAGGGCCGCGACCACTACCCGAACGCCTGGAGCGTGGTCCTCGGCGGCGGCGGCATCGTCGGCGGGCAGTCGGTCGGGAAAACGGGCAAGGACGGGATGGCGGTCGAAGACCGGCCCGTCGCGGTGCCCGACCTGCTCGCGACCGTCTGTCTCGCCCTCGGCATCGACCCGCGAAAGCAAAACCTGTCGAACGTTAACCGCCCGATCCGCATCGCCGACCAGTCGGCCAAGCCGATCAAAGAGGTGCTGGCGTGA
- a CDS encoding DUF1549 and DUF1553 domain-containing protein, whose product MSKLLTTAALTAVCFGLCVPAAAAPPDPQALADRIDAHLDARLTAAKVTPAPPASDTEFLRRACLDITGRVPKPRDVYDFLGDSDPAKRAKLIDELLEMPRYASHSAAVWRAALAPETTAVPEARVFQTGFEAWLRIKFRANTRYNALVRELLTVPLSADAGSPTPALRRPEDPNPLAFYAVKEAKPENLAAATARVFLGVQIECAQCHDHPFARWTRDQFWNQAAFFAGVERHGDGLFAPMSETISVRVITPMGGKKPVPAWLLDDREPSRSPDVSLRAALAGWVTAKDNPFFARAAVNRVWGQFFGRGIVDPVDDFHDDNKPSHPELLDELAKAFADSGFDFKYLIRAIGRTKAYQRTSARTESAQDDPRLFARMSLKGLTGEQLFDSLVLATGFREGGGRGAPREQFLTRFALSGKPAEPETSIPQALALMNGKFVNDATTVGASPTLTAVCELPGLTTGGRITALYVAVLSREPMPKELNRLVRYVDGAGKDHLAERLGDVFWVLLNSAEFRLNH is encoded by the coding sequence TTGTCCAAGCTCCTCACAACGGCCGCGCTCACCGCGGTCTGCTTCGGGTTATGCGTTCCCGCGGCGGCCGCGCCGCCCGATCCGCAAGCACTCGCGGACCGTATCGACGCACACCTCGACGCCCGGCTGACGGCCGCGAAGGTGACGCCCGCACCGCCAGCCAGCGACACCGAATTTCTCCGCCGGGCCTGTCTCGACATCACAGGGCGAGTTCCGAAGCCGCGTGACGTGTACGACTTCCTCGGTGACTCCGACCCCGCCAAGCGAGCGAAGCTGATTGATGAACTGCTGGAAATGCCACGGTACGCCTCGCACTCCGCGGCTGTGTGGCGGGCCGCGCTCGCTCCGGAGACGACCGCTGTCCCTGAAGCGCGGGTGTTCCAGACCGGGTTCGAGGCGTGGTTGCGGATCAAGTTCCGCGCGAACACGCGTTACAACGCACTCGTCCGCGAACTCCTGACCGTCCCGCTCAGTGCCGACGCCGGCTCGCCGACGCCTGCCCTCCGGCGGCCGGAAGACCCGAACCCGCTCGCCTTCTACGCCGTGAAAGAGGCGAAGCCCGAGAACCTTGCGGCCGCCACAGCCCGCGTCTTCCTCGGCGTCCAGATCGAGTGTGCCCAGTGCCACGACCACCCGTTCGCCCGCTGGACCCGCGACCAGTTCTGGAACCAGGCCGCGTTCTTCGCGGGCGTCGAACGCCACGGCGACGGCCTGTTCGCCCCGATGTCCGAAACGATCTCGGTCCGCGTCATCACTCCGATGGGCGGCAAGAAGCCGGTACCAGCGTGGCTTCTCGATGACCGGGAGCCGAGTCGATCGCCCGATGTCAGCCTGCGGGCGGCACTCGCCGGATGGGTGACGGCGAAGGACAATCCGTTTTTCGCCCGCGCCGCCGTGAACCGCGTCTGGGGCCAGTTCTTCGGCCGCGGGATCGTTGATCCGGTGGACGATTTCCACGACGACAACAAGCCGAGCCACCCGGAACTGCTCGACGAACTGGCCAAAGCGTTCGCCGACAGCGGGTTCGATTTCAAGTATCTGATTCGTGCCATCGGCCGGACAAAAGCTTATCAGCGGACGAGTGCCCGAACCGAGTCGGCGCAGGACGATCCGCGGCTTTTCGCGCGGATGTCCCTGAAAGGGCTGACCGGCGAGCAGTTGTTCGATAGCCTCGTGCTGGCGACGGGCTTCCGGGAGGGCGGCGGCCGGGGTGCCCCGCGCGAGCAGTTCCTGACCCGGTTCGCACTGTCGGGCAAGCCGGCCGAGCCCGAGACTTCGATCCCGCAAGCCCTGGCCCTCATGAACGGGAAGTTCGTAAACGACGCGACGACCGTGGGGGCGAGCCCGACTCTCACCGCGGTGTGCGAACTGCCCGGGCTGACGACCGGTGGGCGGATCACGGCGTTGTACGTCGCCGTGCTCAGTCGCGAACCGATGCCGAAGGAGCTGAATCGGCTTGTGAGATATGTAGACGGTGCGGGTAAAGATCATTTGGCGGAGCGGCTCGGCGACGTGTTCTGGGTGTTGCTCAACAGCGCCGAATTCCGGCTCAACCACTGA